From the Ctenopharyngodon idella isolate HZGC_01 chromosome 3, HZGC01, whole genome shotgun sequence genome, one window contains:
- the gpatch8 gene encoding G patch domain-containing protein 8 isoform X1, which translates to MADRFSRFNEERDFQGGNHFDQYEEGQLELEQASLDKPIEPDNIGHRLLQKHGWKLGQGLGKTMQGRTDPVPIVLKYDVMGMGRMEMELDYAEDATEKRRVLEVEKEDTEELRQKYKDYAEKEKAIAKALEELRANFYCELCDKQYQKHQEFDNHINSYDHAHKQRLKELKQREYARNVSSRSKKDCRKQERMLRRLHELAEQRKQQDHVPGSGPMFKTTTVAVDGEKGEDSMDGVPMTVDTNTEAIEDKGICSVSGQGSPRTGPTISFGFNKTSSSPTPSGGSQAPKVSVSFSFAKKAPVKLETAAAFFADHGEETVEGEEGQEEGGEKTGGEDVGVASTTDIPQAGGGGGLGGGGGGLGGGGGGDGGGGGGGGGGEGEGEEEQSQPDDGGTLASTLNKLKMMMKKEEGYSGQEPQYYHYVPPAHCRVKPHFQFLLFMKATDQCDSKEDEDGAKDEKAAAGNVGEQKHIKVSSCTSEKDPENEPAQAQSSNPSPTLAKVNTEEESSSTAAGQSDTAVVVSLCQPADAKQGISESPDTGPRMPTGPFFPVLSKDESTTLQWPSELLEFTKAQPSLSYSCNPLYFDFKLSRNKGNWASKNSKPTKAVSTDGQEGSKPENTDSTPDTSGETCTATSVAGPSTVQKEQSLLKGEGAESENNEKKLQSNEDVSAGSKKKKKKKKHKKSSKRSKRKEKAAVEGELENETPGEKAKKKKKHKRKKSKNKPRGTDEIEAEGGGSKEKEKDKDDKDGVSTAQSSGVSTSLEGGKRKRSHKMSQLSGVEESSAGKPSSKEEHNGTKRLKSDTNTPAASCSASAQKSLSGGRPPSSDSEEDGGSSSQRSRPARRRSTPPREQRRHRSDDSGRSRSRSSRRGDHNHRRHRGQKSRSRSYSSSSERSSAGSSAYSRRSHSYSDSYSDYSDEERRHRSRIPSSDSDYERRDSGRSHRRHYSSSSSEEDSRSRSRSHSRRKHHRRRHQRSSSRSSSRSSRSSSARSYRRSSYSRSRSSASRSSSSTKGSPHRHGHSRRSDSSTRRRDFNRSRIYRSQSPRSSSRTQSRNSNSSSVQGTRGGGGASSKEGGGAAEHRNSFTARQLLEKIQSRKGGDDSGTGTKTGIKIKDPPQGYFGPKLPPALGNKSMLSLFGKLQAGKKPTLLPLTRLTESEKSEQGKNSDSNEVILVEPIREFPPPPPPPQPPVQQQQQQQQQKQQLEEAVSNAAVPEETRHPPSDPPALHESQPQYEQDPAMMMSQYQGEPRQDPSNPMLDGHLMGSEMGPQPSMHAYPGYPPPTMEDGDMGMEAEEDGLAPLESQPITFTPEEMEKYSKLQQAAQQHIQQQLLAKQVKSFPSAAAAAAAANLAAAANLAPAPPPPPAALQPIHIQQPTVSAASATSITTVQHAILQHHAAAMGLHPHNPHHPHPAHAQLAQVHHIPQHHLTPISLSPLGHSLGHSLGHSLGHTGLIPAHHTAFLSGQPIHIIPASALHHTPLALHHIPHAALYPTLFAPRPASAAAAAALQLHPLLHPIFSGQDLQHPPNHGS; encoded by the exons GATAACATTGGGCACCGGCTCCTTCAGAAACATGGCTGGAAGTTGGGTCAAGGCCTGGGCAAAACCATGCAGG GACGAACTGACCCAGTGCCCATCGTCCTCAAATATGACGTCATGGGAATGGGGCGAATGGAAATGGAG CTGGACTATGCAGAAGATGCCACAGAGAAGCGCCGGGTGTTGGAAGTGGAAAAAGAAGACACAGAGGAACTGCGTCAAAAATACAAG GATTATGCAGAGAAGGAAAAAGCCATTGCTAAAGCTCTAGAGGAACTGAGGGCCAACTTCTACTGTGAACTGTGTGATAAGCAATACCAGAAACATCAGGAGTTTGACAATCATATCAACTCCTACGATCATGCACACAAGCAG AGACTGAAGGAGCTGAAGCAGAGGGAGTATGCTCGGAATGTGTCTTCTCGTTCTAAAAAGGATTGCAGAAAACAGGAGAGGATGCTGCGGCGGCTTCATGAACTGGCCGAACAGAGGAAACAGCAAGACCA TGTCCCTGGTAGTGGCCCTATGTTTAAAACCACCACAGTGGCAGTAGATGGAGAAAAGGGGGAAGACTCCATGGATGGTGTGCCTATGACAGTGGATACCAACACAGAGGCTATTGAAGATAAGGGAATCTGTAGTGTTAGTGGTCAAGGCTCCCCTAGAACAGGCCCTACCATCAGCTTTGGGTTTAACAAGACTAGCTCTTCTCCAACACCCTCTGGAGGCTCACAGGCTCCCAAAGTCAGTGTCTCCTTCTCTTTTGCTAAGAAAGCCCCAGTCAAACTTGAGACAGCTGCAGCTTTCTTTGCAGACCATGGTGAAGAGACAGTGGAAGGAGAAGAAGGTCAGGAAGAGGGAGGAGAAAAGACTGGAGGAGAGGATGTAGGTGTAGCATCTACCACTGATATCCCCCaagcaggaggaggaggaggattgggtggaggaggaggaggattgggtggaggaggaggaggagatggtggtgggggtgggggtgggggtgggggtgaGGGTGAGGGTGAAGAAGAGCAGTCACAACCAGATGATGGAGGAACCCTGGCCTCCACTTTGAACAAgttgaagatgatgatgaaaaaGGAGGAAGGTTACTCTGGACAGGAGCCACAGTATTACCATTACGTACCTCCTGCACATTGTCGGGTCAAGCCCCATTTCCAGTTTCTGCTTTTCATGAAGGCTACAGACCAGTGTGATAGCAAGGAGGATGAGGATGGAGCAAAAGATGAGAAGGCAGCAGCAGGTAATGTTGGAGAGCAAAAACATATCAAAGTCAGCAGCTGCACATCTGAAAAAGACCCTGAGAATGAACCTGCACAGGCACAAAGCTCAAATCCCTCTCCCACATTAGCTAAAGTGAACACAGAGGAAGAATCAAGTAGTACAGCTGCAGGGCAAAGTGATACAGCAGTAGTAGTTAGCTTGTGCCAACCAGCTGATGCCAAGCAAGGGATATCAGAGTCACCAGACACAGGTCCCCGCATGCCAACTGGGCCTTTCTTTCCTGTGCTAAGTAAGGATGAAAGCACTACCTTGCAATGGCCTTCTGAATTGTTGGAATTTACTAAGGCTCAGCCATCTCTCTCCTACAGTTGTAATCCTCTTTACTTTGACTTCAAACTGTCAAGAAACAAAGGAAACTGGGCAAGCAAAAACAGCAAACCTACCAAGGCAGTTAGCACTGATGGACAAGAGGGTTCTAAGCCTGAAAACACAGACAGTACTCCTGACACTAGTGGAGAGACTTGCACTGCTACATCGGTTGCAGGACCCAGTACTGTTCAAAAAGAACAATCTTTATTGAAAGGGGAGGGTGCTGAGAGTGAGAACAATGAGAAGAAATTACAAAGTAATGAAGATGTGTCTGCAGGGtctaagaaaaagaaaaagaagaagaaacacAAGAAGTCAAGCAAGCGTTCCAAACGTAAAGAAAAAGCAGCAGTGGAGGGGGAGTTAGAGAATGAGACACCAGGAGagaaagcaaaaaagaaaaagaaacataaaagaaagaaaagcaaaaataaaccACGTGGCACTGATGAAATTGAAGCAGAGGGAGGTGGCAGTaaggaaaaagagaaagacaagGATGACAAAGATGGAGTATCCACTGCTCAGTCATCAGGAGTAAGCACATCCCTTGAGGGAGGAAAGAGAAAACGGTCCCACAAAATGTCTCAGTTGTCTGGAGTTGAGGAAAGCAGTGCAGGAAAACCTAGCTCTAAAGAGGAACACAATGGTACTAAACGTCTTAAATCTGACACCAATACACCTGCTGCCTCCTGCTCTGCCTCAGCCCAAAAGAGCTTAAGTGGAGGTCGACCTCCAAGCAGTGACAGTGAGGAGGATGGAGGATCATCCTCTCAACGTTCTCGACCAGCTCGCCGTCGCTCCACACCACCACGTGAGCAGCGCAGACACCGCAGTGATGATTCTGGACGATCACGTAGTAGGTCGTCTCGTCGAGGAGACCACAACCATAGACGCCACAGAGGACAAAAGTCACGCAGTCGATCCTACTCAAGTAGCTCCGAGCGTTCCTCAGCAGGGAGCAGTGCTTACAGTCGCCGTAGCCATAGCTATTCAGACAGTTACAGTGACTACAGTGATGAAGAACGTCGCCACAGATCAAGAATACCCTCCTCAGACTCAGACTATGAGAGGCGTGATAGTGGGCGATCTCACAGGCGACATTACTCCTCATCTTCTTCAGAGGAAGACTCGCGTTCACGTTCACGCTCACATAGCCGCAGGAAACATCATCGGCGGAGACACCAACGGAGCAGTAGTCGCAGCTCCAGTCGTAGTAGTAGGAGTAGCAGCGCCCGTTCCTACAGACGCAGCAGCTACAGTCGCAGCCGTAGCTCTGCCAGTCGTTCATCTAGCTCCACCAAGGGCTCTCCACATCGACATGGACACAGCCGGCGATCTGACAGCTCAACACGGCGACGGGATTTCAACCGATCGCGAATCTACCGTTCCCAGTCTCCTAGGTCTTCTTCCCGCACACAATCCCGAAACAGCAATTCTTCATCTGTACAAGGAACTAGAGGTGGTGGTGGAGCTTCCTCAAAGGAGGGTGGAGGTGCTGCAGAACATCGAAATTCATTCACAGCTCGACAACTCTTGGAGAAAATCCAATCTCGAAAAGGAGGGGATGACTCTGGTACTGGCACTAAGACAGGCATCAAGATCAAGGACCCTCCACAGGGATACTTTGGGCCCAAGCTCCCCCCTGCCCTTGGAAACAAAAGTATGTTGTCTCTTTTTGGCAAGCTCCAAGCAGGAAAGAAGCCAACATTACTTCCTCTTACACGTTTAACCGAGAGTGAAAAGTCTGAACAGGGGAAAAATTCCGATAGTAATGAAGTGATCCTGGTAGAACCCATTCGTGAGTTTCCCccacctcctcctccacctcAGCCACCAGTtcaacaacagcaacagcaacaacaacaaaagcagCAATTGGAGGAGGCTGTATCAAATGCTGCAGTGCCCGAGGAGACTAGACATCCACCCTCAGACCCTCCAGCCCTTCATGAGTCTCAGCCACAATATGAGCAGGATCCAGCAATGATGATGTCACAATACCAAGGTGAGCCAAGACAAGACCCTAGTAACCCCATGTTGGACGGGCATCTAATGGGGTCCGAGATGGGACCGCAGCCTTCTATGCACGCCTACCCTGGTTACCCCCCTCCCACAATGGAGGATGGGGACATGGGCATGGAAGCTGAAGAGGATGGTCTTGCACCTTTAGAAAGTCAACCAATCACCTTTACCCCAGAGGAAATGGAGAAATACAGCAAGTTGCAACAAGCAGCTCAACAGCACATTCAACAGCAACTGTTGGCCAAGCAGGTGAAGAGCTTCCCCTCAGCTGCAGCTGCTGCAGCGGCAGCTAACTTGGCAGCAGCAGCTAACCTTGCCCCTGCACCGCCACCACCACCAGCTGCACTGCAGCCTATCCACATCCAGCAACCTACAGTTTCTGCAGCTTCTGCTACCTCTATTACCACAGTGCAGCACGCCATCCTGCAACACCACGCTGCTGCCATGGGCCTTCATCCCCATAATCCACATCATCCCCACCCTGCCCATGCCCAGCTAGCCCAGGTGCACCACATACCTCAACATCATCTAACCCCTATCTCCTTGTCACCACTGGGCCATTCTTTGGGCCATTCACTGGGTCACTCTTTAGGACACACTGGCCTGATTCCAGCCCACCACACTGCCTTCCTTTCAGGCCAGCCCATACATATTATACCAGCCTCTGCCCTTCATCACACCCCTCTTGCTCTACACCACATCCCCCATGCTGCCCTCTACCCAACGCTTTTCGCCCCTCGGCCAGCCTCTGCTGCGGCAGCGGCTGCCCTACAGCTACACCCACTTCTGCATCCTATCTTCTCAGGGCAGGACCTTCAGCACCCTCCAAACCATGGCTCCTGA
- the gpatch8 gene encoding G patch domain-containing protein 8 isoform X3, which translates to MQGRTDPVPIVLKYDVMGMGRMEMELDYAEDATEKRRVLEVEKEDTEELRQKYKDYAEKEKAIAKALEELRANFYCELCDKQYQKHQEFDNHINSYDHAHKQRLKELKQREYARNVSSRSKKDCRKQERMLRRLHELAEQRKQQDHVPGSGPMFKTTTVAVDGEKGEDSMDGVPMTVDTNTEAIEDKGICSVSGQGSPRTGPTISFGFNKTSSSPTPSGGSQAPKVSVSFSFAKKAPVKLETAAAFFADHGEETVEGEEGQEEGGEKTGGEDVGVASTTDIPQAGGGGGLGGGGGGLGGGGGGDGGGGGGGGGGEGEGEEEQSQPDDGGTLASTLNKLKMMMKKEEGYSGQEPQYYHYVPPAHCRVKPHFQFLLFMKATDQCDSKEDEDGAKDEKAAAGNVGEQKHIKVSSCTSEKDPENEPAQAQSSNPSPTLAKVNTEEESSSTAAGQSDTAVVVSLCQPADAKQGISESPDTGPRMPTGPFFPVLSKDESTTLQWPSELLEFTKAQPSLSYSCNPLYFDFKLSRNKGNWASKNSKPTKAVSTDGQEGSKPENTDSTPDTSGETCTATSVAGPSTVQKEQSLLKGEGAESENNEKKLQSNEDVSAGSKKKKKKKKHKKSSKRSKRKEKAAVEGELENETPGEKAKKKKKHKRKKSKNKPRGTDEIEAEGGGSKEKEKDKDDKDGVSTAQSSGVSTSLEGGKRKRSHKMSQLSGVEESSAGKPSSKEEHNGTKRLKSDTNTPAASCSASAQKSLSGGRPPSSDSEEDGGSSSQRSRPARRRSTPPREQRRHRSDDSGRSRSRSSRRGDHNHRRHRGQKSRSRSYSSSSERSSAGSSAYSRRSHSYSDSYSDYSDEERRHRSRIPSSDSDYERRDSGRSHRRHYSSSSSEEDSRSRSRSHSRRKHHRRRHQRSSSRSSSRSSRSSSARSYRRSSYSRSRSSASRSSSSTKGSPHRHGHSRRSDSSTRRRDFNRSRIYRSQSPRSSSRTQSRNSNSSSVQGTRGGGGASSKEGGGAAEHRNSFTARQLLEKIQSRKGGDDSGTGTKTGIKIKDPPQGYFGPKLPPALGNKSMLSLFGKLQAGKKPTLLPLTRLTESEKSEQGKNSDSNEVILVEPIREFPPPPPPPQPPVQQQQQQQQQKQQLEEAVSNAAVPEETRHPPSDPPALHESQPQYEQDPAMMMSQYQGEPRQDPSNPMLDGHLMGSEMGPQPSMHAYPGYPPPTMEDGDMGMEAEEDGLAPLESQPITFTPEEMEKYSKLQQAAQQHIQQQLLAKQVKSFPSAAAAAAAANLAAAANLAPAPPPPPAALQPIHIQQPTVSAASATSITTVQHAILQHHAAAMGLHPHNPHHPHPAHAQLAQVHHIPQHHLTPISLSPLGHSLGHSLGHSLGHTGLIPAHHTAFLSGQPIHIIPASALHHTPLALHHIPHAALYPTLFAPRPASAAAAAALQLHPLLHPIFSGQDLQHPPNHGS; encoded by the exons ATGCAGG GACGAACTGACCCAGTGCCCATCGTCCTCAAATATGACGTCATGGGAATGGGGCGAATGGAAATGGAG CTGGACTATGCAGAAGATGCCACAGAGAAGCGCCGGGTGTTGGAAGTGGAAAAAGAAGACACAGAGGAACTGCGTCAAAAATACAAG GATTATGCAGAGAAGGAAAAAGCCATTGCTAAAGCTCTAGAGGAACTGAGGGCCAACTTCTACTGTGAACTGTGTGATAAGCAATACCAGAAACATCAGGAGTTTGACAATCATATCAACTCCTACGATCATGCACACAAGCAG AGACTGAAGGAGCTGAAGCAGAGGGAGTATGCTCGGAATGTGTCTTCTCGTTCTAAAAAGGATTGCAGAAAACAGGAGAGGATGCTGCGGCGGCTTCATGAACTGGCCGAACAGAGGAAACAGCAAGACCA TGTCCCTGGTAGTGGCCCTATGTTTAAAACCACCACAGTGGCAGTAGATGGAGAAAAGGGGGAAGACTCCATGGATGGTGTGCCTATGACAGTGGATACCAACACAGAGGCTATTGAAGATAAGGGAATCTGTAGTGTTAGTGGTCAAGGCTCCCCTAGAACAGGCCCTACCATCAGCTTTGGGTTTAACAAGACTAGCTCTTCTCCAACACCCTCTGGAGGCTCACAGGCTCCCAAAGTCAGTGTCTCCTTCTCTTTTGCTAAGAAAGCCCCAGTCAAACTTGAGACAGCTGCAGCTTTCTTTGCAGACCATGGTGAAGAGACAGTGGAAGGAGAAGAAGGTCAGGAAGAGGGAGGAGAAAAGACTGGAGGAGAGGATGTAGGTGTAGCATCTACCACTGATATCCCCCaagcaggaggaggaggaggattgggtggaggaggaggaggattgggtggaggaggaggaggagatggtggtgggggtgggggtgggggtgggggtgaGGGTGAGGGTGAAGAAGAGCAGTCACAACCAGATGATGGAGGAACCCTGGCCTCCACTTTGAACAAgttgaagatgatgatgaaaaaGGAGGAAGGTTACTCTGGACAGGAGCCACAGTATTACCATTACGTACCTCCTGCACATTGTCGGGTCAAGCCCCATTTCCAGTTTCTGCTTTTCATGAAGGCTACAGACCAGTGTGATAGCAAGGAGGATGAGGATGGAGCAAAAGATGAGAAGGCAGCAGCAGGTAATGTTGGAGAGCAAAAACATATCAAAGTCAGCAGCTGCACATCTGAAAAAGACCCTGAGAATGAACCTGCACAGGCACAAAGCTCAAATCCCTCTCCCACATTAGCTAAAGTGAACACAGAGGAAGAATCAAGTAGTACAGCTGCAGGGCAAAGTGATACAGCAGTAGTAGTTAGCTTGTGCCAACCAGCTGATGCCAAGCAAGGGATATCAGAGTCACCAGACACAGGTCCCCGCATGCCAACTGGGCCTTTCTTTCCTGTGCTAAGTAAGGATGAAAGCACTACCTTGCAATGGCCTTCTGAATTGTTGGAATTTACTAAGGCTCAGCCATCTCTCTCCTACAGTTGTAATCCTCTTTACTTTGACTTCAAACTGTCAAGAAACAAAGGAAACTGGGCAAGCAAAAACAGCAAACCTACCAAGGCAGTTAGCACTGATGGACAAGAGGGTTCTAAGCCTGAAAACACAGACAGTACTCCTGACACTAGTGGAGAGACTTGCACTGCTACATCGGTTGCAGGACCCAGTACTGTTCAAAAAGAACAATCTTTATTGAAAGGGGAGGGTGCTGAGAGTGAGAACAATGAGAAGAAATTACAAAGTAATGAAGATGTGTCTGCAGGGtctaagaaaaagaaaaagaagaagaaacacAAGAAGTCAAGCAAGCGTTCCAAACGTAAAGAAAAAGCAGCAGTGGAGGGGGAGTTAGAGAATGAGACACCAGGAGagaaagcaaaaaagaaaaagaaacataaaagaaagaaaagcaaaaataaaccACGTGGCACTGATGAAATTGAAGCAGAGGGAGGTGGCAGTaaggaaaaagagaaagacaagGATGACAAAGATGGAGTATCCACTGCTCAGTCATCAGGAGTAAGCACATCCCTTGAGGGAGGAAAGAGAAAACGGTCCCACAAAATGTCTCAGTTGTCTGGAGTTGAGGAAAGCAGTGCAGGAAAACCTAGCTCTAAAGAGGAACACAATGGTACTAAACGTCTTAAATCTGACACCAATACACCTGCTGCCTCCTGCTCTGCCTCAGCCCAAAAGAGCTTAAGTGGAGGTCGACCTCCAAGCAGTGACAGTGAGGAGGATGGAGGATCATCCTCTCAACGTTCTCGACCAGCTCGCCGTCGCTCCACACCACCACGTGAGCAGCGCAGACACCGCAGTGATGATTCTGGACGATCACGTAGTAGGTCGTCTCGTCGAGGAGACCACAACCATAGACGCCACAGAGGACAAAAGTCACGCAGTCGATCCTACTCAAGTAGCTCCGAGCGTTCCTCAGCAGGGAGCAGTGCTTACAGTCGCCGTAGCCATAGCTATTCAGACAGTTACAGTGACTACAGTGATGAAGAACGTCGCCACAGATCAAGAATACCCTCCTCAGACTCAGACTATGAGAGGCGTGATAGTGGGCGATCTCACAGGCGACATTACTCCTCATCTTCTTCAGAGGAAGACTCGCGTTCACGTTCACGCTCACATAGCCGCAGGAAACATCATCGGCGGAGACACCAACGGAGCAGTAGTCGCAGCTCCAGTCGTAGTAGTAGGAGTAGCAGCGCCCGTTCCTACAGACGCAGCAGCTACAGTCGCAGCCGTAGCTCTGCCAGTCGTTCATCTAGCTCCACCAAGGGCTCTCCACATCGACATGGACACAGCCGGCGATCTGACAGCTCAACACGGCGACGGGATTTCAACCGATCGCGAATCTACCGTTCCCAGTCTCCTAGGTCTTCTTCCCGCACACAATCCCGAAACAGCAATTCTTCATCTGTACAAGGAACTAGAGGTGGTGGTGGAGCTTCCTCAAAGGAGGGTGGAGGTGCTGCAGAACATCGAAATTCATTCACAGCTCGACAACTCTTGGAGAAAATCCAATCTCGAAAAGGAGGGGATGACTCTGGTACTGGCACTAAGACAGGCATCAAGATCAAGGACCCTCCACAGGGATACTTTGGGCCCAAGCTCCCCCCTGCCCTTGGAAACAAAAGTATGTTGTCTCTTTTTGGCAAGCTCCAAGCAGGAAAGAAGCCAACATTACTTCCTCTTACACGTTTAACCGAGAGTGAAAAGTCTGAACAGGGGAAAAATTCCGATAGTAATGAAGTGATCCTGGTAGAACCCATTCGTGAGTTTCCCccacctcctcctccacctcAGCCACCAGTtcaacaacagcaacagcaacaacaacaaaagcagCAATTGGAGGAGGCTGTATCAAATGCTGCAGTGCCCGAGGAGACTAGACATCCACCCTCAGACCCTCCAGCCCTTCATGAGTCTCAGCCACAATATGAGCAGGATCCAGCAATGATGATGTCACAATACCAAGGTGAGCCAAGACAAGACCCTAGTAACCCCATGTTGGACGGGCATCTAATGGGGTCCGAGATGGGACCGCAGCCTTCTATGCACGCCTACCCTGGTTACCCCCCTCCCACAATGGAGGATGGGGACATGGGCATGGAAGCTGAAGAGGATGGTCTTGCACCTTTAGAAAGTCAACCAATCACCTTTACCCCAGAGGAAATGGAGAAATACAGCAAGTTGCAACAAGCAGCTCAACAGCACATTCAACAGCAACTGTTGGCCAAGCAGGTGAAGAGCTTCCCCTCAGCTGCAGCTGCTGCAGCGGCAGCTAACTTGGCAGCAGCAGCTAACCTTGCCCCTGCACCGCCACCACCACCAGCTGCACTGCAGCCTATCCACATCCAGCAACCTACAGTTTCTGCAGCTTCTGCTACCTCTATTACCACAGTGCAGCACGCCATCCTGCAACACCACGCTGCTGCCATGGGCCTTCATCCCCATAATCCACATCATCCCCACCCTGCCCATGCCCAGCTAGCCCAGGTGCACCACATACCTCAACATCATCTAACCCCTATCTCCTTGTCACCACTGGGCCATTCTTTGGGCCATTCACTGGGTCACTCTTTAGGACACACTGGCCTGATTCCAGCCCACCACACTGCCTTCCTTTCAGGCCAGCCCATACATATTATACCAGCCTCTGCCCTTCATCACACCCCTCTTGCTCTACACCACATCCCCCATGCTGCCCTCTACCCAACGCTTTTCGCCCCTCGGCCAGCCTCTGCTGCGGCAGCGGCTGCCCTACAGCTACACCCACTTCTGCATCCTATCTTCTCAGGGCAGGACCTTCAGCACCCTCCAAACCATGGCTCCTGA